A genomic stretch from Actinomycetes bacterium includes:
- a CDS encoding DUF1801 domain-containing protein, producing MAYVTDPRVDAYIDRLPDWQATLCRELRDLVHSADPEVVETIKRTDRPYFTLQGNICALLAAKDHLNLFLYDGAIVADPERIITGGHDNTTARTIAFRQGDAVNATALLVMLRQIIANNRAGGWRKIKNVGPPMS from the coding sequence ATGGCCTACGTGACCGATCCGCGTGTGGACGCATACATCGACCGCTTGCCCGACTGGCAGGCAACGCTATGCCGCGAACTCCGCGACCTGGTCCACTCTGCTGACCCCGAGGTCGTGGAGACCATCAAGCGGACCGACCGTCCCTACTTCACCCTGCAGGGCAACATCTGCGCACTGCTCGCGGCCAAGGACCACTTGAACCTGTTTCTCTACGACGGAGCGATCGTGGCGGACCCCGAGCGCATCATCACGGGGGGCCACGACAACACCACGGCGCGCACGATCGCATTCAGGCAGGGGGACGCCGTAAACGCCACCGCCCTGCTGGTGATGCTCCGTCAGATCATCGCAAACAACCGCGCGGGTGGTTGGCGCAAGATCAAGAACGTCGGTCCTCCCATGTCGTGA